The Theobroma cacao cultivar B97-61/B2 chromosome 2, Criollo_cocoa_genome_V2, whole genome shotgun sequence genome includes the window CGGTTAAGTATTTCGAGAAGGCTAACGGCGGGGGACGTACGTTGAGGGGTGAAGGTGAATGGAGGCCGAGTTTTCTGTTGGAGGATTTCGGGGAAGATCACGACGTTAAGAATGAAGGAAAGCGGGAGGATTCGGAAGAGGATTCGGGTTTGGATCTTAATTTGGAGCCTGCTTCCTAAGCTTCTTAATTAACCTGCCACTGATTGGTCTGtcctttttatcttctttgcttttaaagaagaaaaatttgtAATTGTAATCTTTGAAACCATAACAtgcaaaataattattttaaccctttttttcatttgtccTTTGctttttaagaagaaaattttaattgaaatgggCTTTGAtgcaattaattattatagataacaatgtttaataaaattattaaaagtatataaaaatcattattgattaaaaaataatattattaacaattaacgaaatttcttttattttaaaaaatcgaTTAAATACTCAAACATTTTTTGATTCAATAATTAAACTGATTAAAAtcgaaatagaaaaaaaaaacatgatgcaTGAATCATACTAGGTAGGAAATCAGGGAAGGGTTCCTCATTACTCTTtaacaaacatcattcaacCCGAGCAACTGGAGTAATCTCGGGATTCGATCCTCATGCAActttcaaagttttttttttttccttttctcgaggttatagatttattttacCGACTTTCCTTATTTACATAAtcaaaactttgaagaaaaatgttaATGTCGAGTTTCGAATAAGTAGAGATGGAAAAGTTTATATGTGACCTAAATAAATTCCTTTTACAACGCATGAGtcaatattttgtaaaaaattaaaaaaaaaattatcttatataattttgaattgtCAAATTATTCACAAATAGAatcaaatgataaataaatataagcaCTTgagcatttaattttttgattaatgCATGATATCTTAGTCTAAATAGTAAAATTTGAATCCTCCTTTTTAcaattacaaaattaaataaatataaattaaaattgttaaatatttaaattatgaatcactttaatcattttatttaaaagcaAGATGGAATATGCTTGAATTCCTTTGAGCAAAAGTGGTTCGCCCCTTTG containing:
- the LOC18610496 gene encoding protein NIM1-INTERACTING 2 — its product is MESQKRKLGDDGEAEGKRAEEGEAKVTEEAEVEEFFAILKRIHVAVKYFEKANGGGRTLRGEGEWRPSFLLEDFGEDHDVKNEGKREDSEEDSGLDLNLEPAS